In one window of Pseudomonas putida DNA:
- the pstS gene encoding phosphate ABC transporter substrate-binding protein PstS, producing MIRLMKSAALAVAVSLSATSAFAAENVRLTGSGASFPAPIYLTWFKDFSKKTDGVTVDYQSKGSGAGVQDFLNKTVDFAASDSAMKDEEIAKVGEGVQLLPMTAGEIVLAYNLPGNPKGLKLPRDVYSDIFLGKITQWNDPKIAAANPELKLTATPITVVVRADSSGTTAVFTKHLSAINPGFKEALGEGNTVNWPATDKFIKSPKNDGVTATVRQTPGAIGYIEYGFAKLAKVDFAALQNKAGQYVVPNAESGAEALAAVKMPENLVAWLPDPDGAKSYPITSYTWMIFRKDNGNPAKAKAMRDMIEYSLTEGQKIADSMGYIPLPQSVVDQVRKAAQNIQ from the coding sequence ATGATACGCCTGATGAAGTCTGCTGCACTCGCCGTTGCCGTTTCGCTTAGCGCCACTTCGGCCTTCGCCGCAGAAAACGTCCGCCTGACCGGTTCCGGTGCGAGCTTCCCTGCACCGATCTACCTGACCTGGTTCAAGGATTTCAGCAAGAAGACCGATGGGGTCACCGTCGATTACCAGTCCAAGGGCAGTGGCGCCGGTGTCCAGGACTTCCTGAACAAGACCGTCGATTTCGCCGCCAGCGACTCGGCCATGAAAGACGAAGAAATTGCCAAGGTCGGCGAGGGCGTTCAGTTGCTGCCGATGACTGCGGGCGAGATCGTCCTGGCCTACAACCTGCCGGGCAACCCCAAGGGCCTGAAGCTGCCGCGCGACGTCTACTCCGACATCTTCCTGGGCAAGATCACCCAGTGGAACGATCCGAAGATCGCCGCTGCCAACCCTGAGCTGAAGCTGACTGCCACCCCGATCACCGTGGTCGTGCGTGCAGACTCCAGCGGTACCACCGCCGTCTTCACCAAGCACCTGTCGGCCATCAACCCTGGCTTCAAGGAAGCGCTGGGCGAGGGCAACACCGTGAACTGGCCGGCGACCGACAAGTTCATCAAGTCGCCGAAGAACGACGGCGTGACCGCCACCGTACGCCAGACCCCGGGCGCCATCGGCTACATCGAATACGGCTTCGCCAAGCTGGCCAAGGTCGACTTCGCTGCCCTGCAGAACAAGGCCGGCCAGTATGTCGTACCGAACGCCGAAAGCGGTGCCGAAGCACTGGCAGCAGTGAAGATGCCGGAAAACCTGGTGGCCTGGCTGCCTGATCCGGACGGTGCCAAGTCCTACCCGATCACCTCCTACACCTGGATGATCTTCCGCAAGGACAACGGCAACCCCGCCAAGGCCAAGGCCATGCGCGACATGATCGAGTACAGCCTGACCGAAGGTCAGAAGATCGCCGACTCGATGGGCTACATCCCGCTGCCGCAGTCGGTTGTCGACCAGGTGCGCAAAGCGGCCCAGAACATCCAGTAA
- a CDS encoding anti-sigma factor, giving the protein MTPGSTDDPKQLLDVLAGEYVLGTLSAEQRAAVLARLDREPDLRAAVDRWEARLLELTTLAEPQKPSTRLWRRIDRSISEQARQVRPTNRWWSRLALWQGVSVAGLAATVLLSLALLTTRPATTHYLVVLVAPTDQVPGWVVQASDAQTIALVPLGRDQVPEGMTLQFWTKGEQWQAPVSLGLVKPGEQYRVPLRDLPPLEPNQLFELTLEKAGGSPTGRPTGPVKFIGRSVKVI; this is encoded by the coding sequence ATGACGCCGGGTTCAACCGATGACCCTAAGCAACTGCTCGACGTGCTGGCGGGGGAGTATGTGTTGGGGACGTTGTCTGCCGAACAGCGCGCTGCGGTGCTTGCGCGACTGGACCGCGAGCCGGACTTGCGGGCGGCTGTCGACCGTTGGGAAGCGCGCCTGCTCGAGTTGACCACGCTGGCCGAGCCGCAAAAGCCAAGCACGCGTCTGTGGCGACGGATCGACCGCAGTATTTCGGAGCAGGCCCGCCAGGTGCGTCCGACAAACCGATGGTGGAGTCGTCTGGCCCTATGGCAAGGCGTGAGCGTCGCCGGTCTGGCGGCGACGGTGCTGCTGAGCCTGGCCCTGCTGACCACCCGTCCTGCGACGACCCATTACCTGGTGGTGCTGGTAGCGCCGACCGATCAGGTGCCCGGCTGGGTCGTGCAGGCCAGCGATGCGCAGACCATCGCGTTGGTCCCGCTGGGTCGGGATCAGGTGCCCGAAGGGATGACCCTGCAATTCTGGACCAAGGGTGAGCAATGGCAGGCGCCAGTCTCCCTGGGCTTGGTCAAGCCTGGCGAGCAGTATCGCGTTCCGCTGCGCGACCTGCCGCCTCTTGAACCCAATCAGTTGTTCGAACTGACGCTGGAGAAGGCGGGCGGCTCACCCACGGGCCGGCCGACTGGCCCTGTGAAGTTCATCGGGCGTTCGGTGAAGGTCATTTGA
- the pstC gene encoding phosphate ABC transporter permease subunit PstC, producing MNTPFAIPDNPDSACQPPSTKDFLVDRTFRALARIGVVLVLALVFALVYEVGRKALPGMEKHGFDVLFGSVWDVNQGKYGILPAIWGTLYSALIALLIAGFFGVSMAIFLTQDFLPAKLAAVFRTIVELLAAIPSVVYGLWGIYVVIPAIRPLTAWLNSELGWIPFFGSSLSGPGLLPAALVLAIMILPTVAAVSQDALTSVPMKTKQAAYGMGTTHWEAILKVMVPSAATGIFGSLVLGLGRALGETMALAMLVGNANTITLSLFAPANTLAALLALNFPEAGPNEVEVLMYAALVLMFITLLVNVIGSLIMLYAQRGNK from the coding sequence ATGAACACACCTTTTGCCATTCCGGATAACCCCGACTCTGCATGCCAGCCGCCGTCAACCAAGGATTTCCTGGTCGACCGTACGTTCCGTGCACTTGCACGTATCGGCGTGGTGCTGGTGCTGGCACTGGTCTTTGCGCTGGTCTACGAAGTAGGGCGCAAGGCGCTGCCGGGTATGGAGAAGCACGGGTTCGATGTGCTCTTCGGCAGCGTGTGGGACGTTAACCAAGGCAAATACGGCATTCTGCCGGCGATCTGGGGCACGCTCTACAGCGCCCTGATTGCATTGCTGATCGCCGGTTTCTTCGGTGTCAGCATGGCGATTTTCCTCACCCAGGATTTCCTGCCCGCAAAACTCGCTGCGGTGTTTCGCACCATCGTCGAGCTGCTCGCCGCCATCCCCAGCGTCGTCTACGGCCTGTGGGGCATCTATGTGGTGATCCCGGCGATCCGTCCGCTGACCGCATGGTTGAACAGCGAACTGGGCTGGATTCCGTTCTTCGGTTCCTCCTTGAGTGGGCCCGGGCTGCTGCCAGCAGCACTGGTGCTCGCCATCATGATTCTGCCCACCGTGGCCGCCGTGTCCCAGGATGCGCTGACCAGCGTGCCGATGAAGACCAAGCAGGCAGCCTACGGCATGGGCACCACCCACTGGGAAGCCATCCTCAAGGTGATGGTGCCGTCTGCCGCCACTGGCATCTTCGGCTCCCTGGTGCTCGGCCTGGGCCGTGCCCTTGGCGAGACCATGGCGCTGGCCATGCTGGTGGGCAACGCCAACACCATCACGCTTTCCCTGTTCGCCCCGGCCAACACGCTGGCGGCCTTGCTGGCCCTGAACTTCCCTGAAGCCGGGCCGAACGAGGTCGAGGTGCTGATGTACGCGGCGCTGGTACTGATGTTCATCACCCTGCTGGTGAACGTCATCGGATCGCTGATCATGCTCTACGCCCAGCGGGGTAATAAATAA
- a CDS encoding aldehyde dehydrogenase, giving the protein MIGGRFVAATGGATFDAINPANNQLLARVAACSDEDVDRAVASARQAFEQGPWARMAPTQRKRVMLRLAELMLVHREELALLESLNMGKPVLDAYNIDVPGAAHVFAWYGESLDKLYDQVAPTASDAVVTITREPIGVVAAVVPWNFPLDMAAWKLAPALAAGNSVVLKPAEQSPLSALRLAELALEAGIPEGVLNVVPGLGEIAGKALGLHPDVDCLVFTGSTQVGKYFMQYSAQSNLKQVWLECGGKSPNLVFDDCKDLDLAAEKAAFGIFFNQGEVCSANSRLYVQRSIHDAFIERLIAKAREWQPGDPLDPASRAGAIVDAQQTSQIMAAIGRAHEEGASLVAGGRQLSFNGSSNFIEPTIFTHVDPQSSLSRDEVFGPVLAVTAFDTEEEAIRLANDSLYGLAASVWSDDLNRVHRVARQLRAGSVSVNTVDALDVVAPFGGYKQSGFGRDLSLHAFDKYTQLKTTWIQLR; this is encoded by the coding sequence ATGATCGGCGGCCGCTTCGTGGCCGCCACAGGTGGCGCAACGTTCGATGCGATCAACCCTGCCAACAACCAGCTGCTGGCGCGGGTCGCCGCCTGTTCCGATGAGGACGTAGACCGTGCCGTGGCCAGTGCTCGGCAGGCGTTCGAGCAAGGCCCGTGGGCCCGGATGGCGCCGACCCAGCGCAAGCGTGTGATGCTGCGCCTGGCCGAGTTGATGCTGGTCCACCGCGAGGAACTGGCGCTGCTCGAGTCGCTGAACATGGGCAAGCCGGTGCTCGACGCCTACAACATCGATGTGCCGGGCGCCGCCCATGTCTTCGCCTGGTATGGCGAGTCGCTCGACAAACTCTACGACCAGGTTGCGCCCACTGCGTCCGATGCCGTGGTCACCATCACCCGTGAACCGATCGGTGTGGTCGCAGCCGTGGTGCCGTGGAACTTCCCGCTGGACATGGCGGCCTGGAAACTGGCCCCGGCCTTGGCAGCGGGCAACAGCGTCGTGCTCAAGCCTGCCGAACAGTCGCCGCTTTCGGCGCTGCGCCTGGCCGAGCTTGCACTGGAGGCGGGCATTCCCGAAGGGGTGTTGAACGTCGTGCCGGGGCTGGGCGAGATCGCCGGCAAGGCATTGGGCCTGCACCCCGATGTCGATTGCCTGGTATTCACCGGCTCCACCCAGGTGGGCAAGTACTTCATGCAGTACTCGGCGCAGTCGAACCTGAAGCAGGTGTGGTTGGAGTGCGGTGGAAAAAGCCCGAACCTGGTGTTCGATGACTGCAAGGACCTGGACCTGGCCGCAGAGAAAGCCGCATTCGGCATCTTCTTCAACCAGGGTGAGGTCTGCTCGGCCAACTCGCGACTTTACGTGCAGCGCTCGATCCATGACGCGTTCATCGAGCGTCTGATCGCCAAGGCGCGCGAGTGGCAACCCGGTGATCCGCTCGATCCGGCCAGCCGCGCCGGCGCTATCGTCGATGCGCAGCAGACTTCGCAGATCATGGCCGCAATCGGCCGTGCACACGAGGAGGGGGCGTCTCTGGTGGCCGGTGGGCGTCAACTCAGCTTCAACGGCTCCAGCAACTTCATCGAACCGACGATTTTCACCCATGTCGACCCGCAGTCGTCGCTTTCGCGTGACGAGGTCTTCGGCCCGGTACTCGCAGTGACGGCCTTCGACACTGAAGAGGAGGCTATCCGCCTGGCTAACGACAGCCTCTATGGGTTGGCCGCGTCGGTCTGGAGCGACGACCTGAACCGCGTGCATCGGGTTGCCAGGCAGCTCAGGGCCGGCAGCGTTTCGGTCAACACCGTCGATGCGCTCGATGTGGTCGCCCCGTTCGGCGGCTACAAGCAGTCGGGCTTTGGGCGTGACCTGTCACTGCATGCGTTCGACAAGTACACCCAGTTGAAGACCACCTGGATCCAGCTGCGCTGA
- a CDS encoding aspartate aminotransferase family protein — MNAPFVPQRQTRDYQAADAAHHIHAFLDQKALNAEGPRVIVGGERLHLWDSDGKRYLDGMSGLWCTQLGYGRKDLTAAAAAQMDQLAYYNMFFHTTHPAVIELSELLFSLLPGHYSHAIYTNSGSEANEVLIRTVRRYWQVLGRPNKKVMIGRWNGYHGSTLAATALGGMKFMHEMGGLIPDVAHIDEPYWYAAGGELSPAEFGRRCALQLEEKILELGAENVAGFIAEPFQGAGGMIFPPESYWPEIQRICRQYDVLLCADEVIGGFGRTGEWFAHEYFGFEPDTLSIAKGLTSGYVPMGGLVLSKRIAEALVERGGVFAHGLTYSGHPVAAAVAIANLKALRDEGIVRQVKDDTGPYLQRILREVFANHPLIGQVQGAGLVAALQFAEDKASRKRYANENELAWQCRTFGFEEGVIIRSTLGRMIMAPALVANHSELDELVEKTRKAVDRTAQALGKL, encoded by the coding sequence ATGAACGCGCCTTTCGTACCCCAACGCCAGACCCGTGACTACCAGGCCGCCGATGCTGCACACCATATCCATGCCTTCCTCGACCAGAAGGCGCTCAACGCCGAAGGCCCCCGGGTAATCGTCGGCGGTGAGCGGCTGCATCTGTGGGACAGCGACGGCAAGCGCTACCTGGACGGTATGTCGGGCCTGTGGTGCACCCAGCTCGGCTACGGGCGCAAGGACCTGACCGCGGCCGCGGCGGCGCAGATGGACCAGCTGGCCTACTACAACATGTTCTTCCACACCACTCACCCGGCGGTGATCGAGTTGTCCGAGCTGCTGTTCAGCTTGCTGCCGGGGCACTACAGCCACGCGATCTACACCAACTCCGGCTCCGAGGCCAACGAGGTGCTGATCCGTACCGTGCGCCGCTACTGGCAGGTGCTTGGCCGGCCGAACAAGAAGGTCATGATCGGCCGTTGGAACGGCTACCACGGCTCGACCCTGGCGGCCACGGCGCTGGGCGGAATGAAGTTCATGCACGAGATGGGCGGGCTGATTCCGGATGTGGCGCACATCGATGAGCCGTACTGGTATGCCGCCGGTGGCGAGCTGAGTCCGGCCGAGTTCGGTCGCCGCTGCGCCTTGCAGCTGGAAGAAAAAATCCTTGAGCTTGGGGCCGAGAATGTCGCCGGCTTCATCGCCGAGCCGTTCCAGGGCGCCGGCGGCATGATCTTTCCGCCAGAAAGCTACTGGCCGGAAATCCAGCGCATCTGCCGCCAGTACGACGTGCTGCTGTGCGCCGACGAGGTGATCGGCGGGTTCGGTCGTACCGGCGAATGGTTCGCCCATGAGTACTTCGGTTTCGAGCCCGACACCCTGTCGATCGCCAAGGGCCTCACCTCGGGCTACGTGCCGATGGGCGGGCTGGTGCTGAGCAAGCGCATCGCCGAAGCACTGGTCGAGCGCGGCGGGGTATTCGCTCACGGCCTGACCTATTCCGGGCACCCGGTGGCCGCTGCGGTGGCGATTGCCAACCTCAAGGCCCTGCGTGACGAAGGCATCGTCCGCCAGGTGAAAGATGACACCGGGCCCTACCTGCAGCGCATCCTGCGCGAGGTGTTCGCCAACCATCCCCTGATTGGCCAGGTACAGGGCGCCGGGCTGGTGGCGGCACTGCAGTTCGCCGAGGACAAGGCCAGCCGCAAGCGCTACGCCAACGAGAACGAGCTGGCCTGGCAGTGCCGGACTTTCGGCTTCGAAGAGGGGGTGATCATTCGTTCGACCTTGGGGCGGATGATCATGGCGCCTGCGCTGGTGGCCAACCACAGCGAGCTGGACGAGCTGGTGGAGAAGACCCGCAAAGCGGTCGACCGCACCGCGCAGGCCCTGGGCAAGCTCTGA
- a CDS encoding helix-turn-helix domain-containing protein: MAKVTAAIGAQGFATALFDALALVGPVKASTVYLYPREGLPSAWSECDGPGPWRPEGNVRRYLSGFYLLDPFYDLCMERSDSGCYALADVAPDHFKLSEYYLAFYRHSHLEDEINYLLQLDESLSLAVSLAFTDELDEAAKARFKCISPWVLAVLTKHFEGYQGRGGREEKVWEQRVHAALSNFGSSLLTERECRIAQLILRGHSTKSLAERLKVSEDTIKSHRKHVYAKLDIGTQSELFSLFIDALANAHGVLERDPLESYMSKPR; this comes from the coding sequence ATGGCGAAAGTCACCGCCGCCATCGGCGCCCAGGGTTTCGCCACGGCGCTGTTCGACGCGCTGGCCTTGGTCGGCCCGGTCAAGGCCAGCACGGTCTACCTCTACCCGCGCGAGGGCTTGCCATCGGCCTGGTCGGAATGCGATGGGCCCGGCCCATGGCGGCCGGAAGGCAACGTACGGCGATACCTGTCGGGTTTCTACCTGCTCGATCCGTTCTACGACCTGTGCATGGAAAGGTCCGATTCAGGCTGCTATGCGCTGGCAGATGTTGCACCCGATCACTTCAAGCTCAGCGAATACTACCTGGCGTTCTACCGGCACTCGCATCTGGAGGACGAGATCAACTACCTCCTGCAACTGGACGAAAGCTTGAGCCTGGCGGTGTCGTTGGCCTTCACCGACGAACTCGACGAGGCGGCAAAGGCGCGTTTCAAGTGCATCAGCCCGTGGGTACTGGCGGTGCTGACCAAGCATTTCGAGGGGTATCAAGGCCGTGGCGGGCGTGAGGAGAAGGTCTGGGAGCAGCGTGTACATGCAGCCTTGAGCAATTTCGGGTCGTCCTTGCTGACCGAGCGCGAGTGCCGGATTGCCCAGCTCATCCTGCGCGGGCATTCGACGAAGTCGCTGGCCGAGCGTCTCAAGGTTTCCGAAGACACCATCAAGTCCCACCGCAAGCATGTCTACGCCAAGCTCGACATTGGCACGCAGTCCGAGCTGTTTTCCCTGTTCATCGATGCGCTGGCCAATGCCCATGGGGTGCTGGAGCGTGATCCGCTGGAAAGCTACATGAGCAAGCCGCGCTGA
- a CDS encoding sigma-70 family RNA polymerase sigma factor, whose translation MNSSVTPFDFQGCLAACARGDRSALQALYDHEGSRLLGVVRRIVRDDAMAEDIVHDAFIRIWTRATSFDATRGSARGWIYSINRHLALNAVRDSRPETALDDADIATLVGEFDEGAIWSGSAKIYRCLEQLQPAPQRCVLHAYVDGCSHAEIASLMGAPLGTVKAWIKRSLEALRECMT comes from the coding sequence GTGAATTCATCCGTTACGCCTTTCGATTTCCAGGGTTGCCTTGCCGCTTGCGCGCGGGGTGACCGCAGCGCCTTGCAGGCGCTCTACGACCATGAAGGTTCGCGTTTGCTCGGGGTGGTGCGGCGCATCGTGCGCGATGATGCCATGGCCGAGGATATCGTCCACGACGCGTTCATTCGCATCTGGACGCGGGCGACCAGCTTCGATGCGACGCGAGGTTCGGCCCGGGGCTGGATCTACAGCATCAACCGCCACCTGGCCTTGAATGCCGTGCGCGACAGCCGACCGGAGACGGCGTTGGACGACGCGGACATCGCGACCTTGGTTGGGGAATTCGACGAGGGCGCCATCTGGTCAGGCTCCGCGAAGATCTATCGCTGCCTTGAGCAACTGCAGCCTGCACCGCAGCGGTGTGTCCTGCATGCCTATGTAGACGGCTGCAGCCACGCGGAAATCGCCAGCCTGATGGGGGCGCCGCTGGGGACGGTCAAGGCGTGGATCAAGCGAAGCCTCGAGGCGCTGCGGGAGTGCATGACATGA
- the pstA gene encoding phosphate ABC transporter permease PstA, with amino-acid sequence MTDLTTPATALPSLQRRFEGRALRSLTLTTMVWCVALLASVPLISVLYMLITRGGARLSLEVFTELPPTGFEMGGGFGNAMAGTFVMVGIAAAIAVPVGILAAIFLAELGPDSKLANASRFAAKMLTGLPSILAGVFAYALVVMTTGTYSAPAGGVALAVLMLPIVVLTAEEAMKMVPKIMKDAAYGMGCTRAQVIWKIILPTGMPAILTGVMLAVARAAGETAPLLFTALFSNYWIYHDGSLAVMNPTASLAVLIYNFSGMPFDNQLELAWAASLVLVMIVLVVNILSRVFGKPKY; translated from the coding sequence ATGACCGACCTCACGACCCCTGCAACTGCATTGCCCAGCCTGCAGCGCCGGTTCGAGGGCCGCGCCCTGCGCAGCCTGACCCTGACCACGATGGTCTGGTGCGTGGCCCTGCTGGCCAGCGTGCCGCTGATTTCCGTGCTCTACATGCTGATCACCCGCGGCGGTGCACGCCTGAGCCTGGAGGTGTTCACCGAGCTGCCGCCCACCGGCTTCGAGATGGGCGGTGGTTTCGGCAACGCCATGGCCGGTACCTTCGTCATGGTCGGTATCGCCGCTGCCATCGCGGTGCCGGTCGGCATCCTGGCGGCGATCTTCCTCGCCGAGCTCGGTCCGGACAGCAAGCTTGCCAATGCGTCGCGCTTTGCCGCCAAGATGCTGACCGGCCTGCCGTCGATCCTGGCTGGCGTGTTCGCCTATGCCCTGGTGGTCATGACCACCGGCACGTATTCCGCACCGGCCGGTGGTGTGGCGCTGGCGGTACTGATGCTGCCGATCGTCGTGCTGACCGCCGAAGAGGCGATGAAGATGGTGCCCAAGATCATGAAGGACGCCGCCTACGGCATGGGCTGTACCCGCGCCCAGGTGATCTGGAAGATCATCCTGCCGACCGGCATGCCGGCCATCCTTACGGGCGTCATGCTGGCCGTGGCCCGCGCCGCAGGCGAAACCGCGCCGCTGCTGTTCACCGCATTGTTCAGCAACTACTGGATCTACCACGATGGCAGCCTGGCGGTGATGAACCCCACGGCCTCGCTGGCGGTACTGATCTACAACTTCTCCGGCATGCCTTTCGACAACCAGCTGGAGCTCGCCTGGGCGGCCTCGCTGGTACTGGTGATGATCGTGCTGGTCGTGAATATTCTCAGCCGTGTTTTCGGCAAGCCTAAGTATTGA
- a CDS encoding GNAT family N-acetyltransferase, which produces MTLTLRQALPEDVELLFDIRTSVKQNHLSREQMHDLGITATSLTEAIGEAPCTWIAEYEQEAVGFAMVDPGEGELFALFVRPQHEGKGVGRLLLERAEHALFQRHELIHLITDGDQAIRANGFYQRSGWILAGAVDERDVRYEKRRPDAGALSGQQCLGG; this is translated from the coding sequence ATGACCCTGACCCTGCGCCAGGCCCTGCCCGAGGATGTCGAACTGCTGTTCGACATCCGCACCAGCGTGAAGCAGAACCACCTTTCGCGCGAGCAGATGCACGACCTGGGCATTACCGCGACCAGCCTCACCGAAGCCATTGGCGAGGCACCCTGCACCTGGATTGCCGAATACGAACAGGAGGCGGTCGGGTTTGCCATGGTCGATCCAGGCGAAGGCGAGCTGTTCGCGCTGTTCGTGCGCCCGCAGCATGAAGGCAAGGGCGTAGGCCGATTGCTGCTGGAGCGGGCAGAACACGCGCTGTTCCAGCGTCATGAGCTGATTCACCTGATCACCGATGGTGACCAGGCTATCCGCGCCAATGGCTTCTATCAGCGCTCGGGCTGGATACTCGCAGGGGCTGTCGATGAGCGGGATGTGCGCTACGAGAAGCGTCGGCCAGACGCTGGCGCACTGTCAGGACAACAGTGCCTCGGAGGATGA
- a CDS encoding APC family permease — MHTTTTTAAHSTAHSSAASTRFRKSMGMTALVLFGLAYMVPLAVFSAYGLVAQITKGHLPTAYLLTLGAMLFTAYSYGRMVQAHPYSGSVYTYTRKAFGAHAGFMAGWTLLLDYIFLPLLSYLLIGIYMSEYFPTVHAWVWVLGAIGAVTFLNLIGIESVTRVNGILVVAQLVFIVVFVALSINSLSTQVQPISLTAPFYHEGFSASAIMAGAAVLCLSFVGFDAVSTMAEETSDPTRRIPRAIMAVSLIGGLLFLVVSYFAQLVHPDWSSFANPDSAPVEVMNSAGGRLLASAFTATYVAGCFASAMASQASVSRVLFAMGRDGALPRAFGQLVTKKRVPAFAILVVGLVSLSALFISLDTVANMISFGALFAFSAVNLAVVKHYLADQKLRGTANCMRYGLIPGLGFLSTLWLWTSLSSMSFTIGLCWMALGLVLLIGLTRAFRVKLPELQMAD; from the coding sequence ATGCATACAACAACCACAACCGCTGCGCATTCCACGGCACATTCGAGCGCTGCCAGTACCCGCTTTCGCAAATCCATGGGCATGACCGCCCTGGTGCTCTTCGGCCTCGCCTACATGGTGCCGCTGGCAGTGTTCTCCGCCTACGGACTGGTTGCCCAGATCACCAAGGGCCACCTGCCAACCGCCTACCTGCTGACCCTGGGCGCCATGCTCTTCACCGCCTACAGCTACGGCCGCATGGTCCAGGCGCATCCCTACTCGGGCTCGGTCTATACCTACACGCGCAAAGCCTTCGGCGCCCACGCAGGGTTCATGGCGGGGTGGACGCTGCTGCTCGACTACATTTTTCTGCCACTGCTCAGCTACCTGCTGATCGGCATCTACATGTCGGAATACTTCCCGACGGTCCACGCCTGGGTGTGGGTACTGGGCGCCATCGGCGCGGTGACCTTCCTCAACCTGATCGGCATCGAGTCGGTGACCCGGGTCAACGGCATTCTGGTGGTCGCGCAACTGGTATTCATCGTGGTGTTCGTGGCCTTGTCCATCAACAGCCTGTCTACCCAAGTGCAGCCGATATCGCTGACCGCGCCCTTCTACCATGAAGGTTTCAGCGCCTCGGCGATCATGGCCGGCGCTGCCGTGCTGTGCCTGTCGTTTGTGGGCTTCGACGCAGTCTCGACCATGGCCGAGGAAACCAGCGACCCGACCCGGCGCATCCCGCGGGCAATCATGGCGGTGTCGCTGATCGGCGGCCTGCTGTTTCTGGTGGTGTCCTACTTCGCGCAACTGGTGCACCCGGACTGGAGCAGCTTCGCCAACCCGGACTCCGCCCCGGTAGAGGTGATGAACAGCGCAGGCGGGCGCCTGCTGGCCAGCGCCTTTACCGCCACCTATGTGGCAGGCTGCTTCGCCTCGGCAATGGCCTCCCAGGCCAGTGTGTCGCGGGTGCTGTTCGCCATGGGCCGTGACGGCGCCCTGCCCCGTGCCTTCGGCCAACTGGTGACGAAAAAACGCGTCCCGGCCTTCGCAATCCTGGTGGTTGGCCTGGTCTCGCTGAGTGCGCTGTTCATCAGCCTGGACACCGTCGCCAACATGATCAGCTTCGGCGCGCTGTTCGCCTTCTCGGCGGTCAACCTGGCGGTGGTCAAGCACTACCTGGCCGACCAGAAACTGCGCGGTACGGCAAACTGCATGCGTTACGGCCTGATCCCGGGGTTGGGTTTTCTCAGCACGCTGTGGCTGTGGACCAGCCTGTCGAGCATGTCCTTCACCATCGGCCTGTGCTGGATGGCGCTGGGCCTGGTGTTGCTGATCGGCCTTACTCGCGCGTTCCGGGTGAAGCTGCCTGAGTTGCAAATGGCCGATTGA
- the pstB gene encoding phosphate ABC transporter ATP-binding protein PstB, with protein MDCKLDKIFYGNFMAVRDSHVPIEKNKITGFIGPSGCGKSTVLRSLNRMNDLVKGFRFEGHVHFLGQDVYGKGVDPVVVRRYIGMVFQQPNPFSMSIFDNVAFGLRLNRYKGDLGDRVKHALQGAALWDEVKDKLKVSGLSLSGGQQQRLCIARAIATEPEVLLLDEPCSALDPIATRRVEELMVELKKDYTIALVTHNMQQAIRVADTTAFFSVDISQGSRTGYLVEMGPTTQIFQNPREQLTSDYISGKFS; from the coding sequence ATGGACTGCAAACTGGACAAGATTTTCTACGGCAACTTCATGGCGGTCCGCGACAGCCATGTACCGATCGAAAAGAACAAGATCACCGGTTTCATCGGCCCGTCCGGCTGCGGCAAGAGTACCGTGCTGCGTAGCCTCAACCGCATGAACGACCTGGTGAAGGGGTTCCGTTTCGAAGGCCACGTGCACTTCCTCGGCCAGGATGTCTATGGCAAGGGTGTGGACCCTGTGGTCGTGCGCCGCTACATCGGCATGGTGTTCCAGCAACCGAACCCGTTCTCGATGAGCATCTTCGACAACGTCGCGTTCGGCCTGCGCCTGAACCGCTACAAGGGCGACCTGGGCGACCGCGTCAAGCATGCCCTGCAAGGTGCAGCGCTGTGGGACGAAGTGAAGGACAAGCTCAAGGTCAGCGGCCTGTCGCTGTCCGGCGGGCAGCAGCAGCGCCTGTGCATCGCCCGTGCCATTGCCACAGAGCCGGAAGTGCTGCTGCTCGACGAACCCTGTTCGGCACTCGACCCGATCGCGACCCGGCGCGTCGAAGAGCTGATGGTGGAGCTCAAGAAGGACTACACCATCGCCCTGGTGACCCACAACATGCAGCAGGCGATCCGTGTTGCCGACACCACCGCGTTCTTCTCGGTGGACATCTCGCAAGGCTCGCGCACCGGCTACCTGGTCGAGATGGGTCCAACCACCCAGATCTTCCAGAACCCGCGCGAACAACTGACCAGTGACTACATCAGCGGCAAGTTCAGCTGA